Proteins encoded by one window of Salvia splendens isolate huo1 chromosome 5, SspV2, whole genome shotgun sequence:
- the LOC121801961 gene encoding myosin-1-like translates to MSPVNDTRSYQSIKSLPVDFKYAGDEGVDRTMFPDTIPENAEELRDASERAANGRGHAGSDSDESPYGTLNVPAEDVAPLADDSEDHKDPSTPVPLVKRSHSDSKWSDTTPYASKKKIQSWVQLPDGNWELGTVIQTTGNNSVITLPEGKVLQVSSETLIPANPDILDGVDDLMQLSYLNEPSVLYNLQYRYDRDLIYTKAGPVLVAVNPFKKVLLYGNDYIEAYKRKSLDSPHVYAITDTAMREMIRDEVNQSIIISGESGAGKTETAKIAMQYLAALGGGGGIEYEILKTNPILEAFGNAKTLRNDNSSRFGKLIEIHFSETGKISGAKIQTFLLEKSRVVQCSEGERSYHIFYQLCAGASPSLREKLNLKNADEFKYLRQSNCFTISGVDDAEQFRIVVDALDIVHVSKDDQDSVFAMLAAVLWLGDVSFTSIDSENHVEPVIDEGLTTVATLIGCKVEELKLALSTRKMRVGRRNDTIVQKLTLAQAMDTRDALAKSIYSCLFDWLVEQINKSLAVGKRRTGRSISILDIYGFESFERNSFEQFCINYANERLQQHFNRHLFKLEQEEYIQDGIDWAKVDFEDNQDCLNLFEKKPLGLQSLLDEESTFPNGTDLSFANKLKQHLSANPCFQGEREKAFRVRHYAGEVTYDTTGFLEKNRDLLHLDSIELLSSCTCPLPQAFASSMLNQSEKPVVGALHKSGGADSQKLSVTTKFKSQLFQLMQRLESTTPHFIRCIKPNNFQSPGSYNQGLILQQLRCCGVLEVVRISRSGFPTRMSHQKFARRYGFLLLDHVASQDPLSVSVAILHQFNILPEMYQVGYTKLFFRTGQIGVLEDTRNRTLHGILGVQSCFRGHKARCLLRDFRRGIVTLQSFIRGEKVRKEYAGILRRHRAAISIQKNVRARILRKKFNRVREAATSMQSVIRGWLVRRCSGDIGLLQFGGRKGNEPEEVLVKSSFLAELQRRVLRAEASLREKEEENDILHQRLQQYENRWSEYELKMKSMEEVWQKQMRSLQSSLSIAKKSLAFDDSQRNSDASVNGAEESSWDTGNNLRIQENGGRPTTAGLSVIGRLAEEFEQRSQVFGDDAKFLVEVKSGQTEASLDPDHELRRLKAMFEAWKKDYGSRLRETKVILNKLGGEEGSSADKARKKWWGRRNSMRMG, encoded by the exons ATGTCGCCGGTTAATGATACGCGTTCTTATCAGTCGATCAAGTCGTTGCCCGTTGATTTTAAGTATGCGGGCGATGAAGGTGTTGATAGGACGATGTTTCCTGATACTATACCAGAGAATGCTGAAGAATTGAGGGATGCCTCGGAGAGGGCAGCTAATGGTAGGGGTCATGCTGGTTCGGATAGTGATGAATCGCCTTATGGTACTTTGAATGTGCCAGCCGAAGATGTGGCTCCTTTGGCTGATGATAGTGAAGATCATAAGGATCCCAGTACTCCTGTGCCGTTGGTTAAACGATCACATTCTGATTCGAAGTGGAGTGACACCACCCCGTATGCATCGAAGAAG AAAATCCAGTCGTGGGTTCAGCTTCCTGATGGTAATTGGGAGCTGGGAACAGTTATTCAGACTACTGGTAACAATTCAGTGATAACATTGCCCGAGGGAAAA GTACTGCAAGTGAGTTCAGAAACTCTGATACCGGCAAATCCTGATATTCTTGATGGTGTAGATGACCTCATGCAATTGAGTTACCTAAACGAACCTTCAGTATTGTACAATCTCCAATACAGATATGATCGAGATTTGATTTAT ACTAAAGCAGGCCCAGTACTGGTAGCAGTTAATCCCTTTAAAAAAGTCTTGCTATATGGAAATGATTATATTGAAGCTTACAAGCGCAAATCTTTGGACAGCCCTCATGTATATGCTATCACAGACACAGCTATGCGTGAAATGATCCGAG ATGAAGTAAACCAATCTATCATTATAAG TGGGGAAAGTGGTGCTGGAAAGACAGAAACTGCAAAGATAGCAATGCAATATTTGGCTGCTCTgggaggtggtggtggtattGAGTATGAGATATTAAAGACGAATCCTATTCTGGAAGCTTTCGGTAATGCCAAGACATTAAGAAATGACAACTCAAGTCGATTT GGAAAGCTGATCGAAATCCACTTCAGTGAAACTGGAAAAATATCTGGTGCCAAGATTCAAACTT TTTTACTAGAGAAG TCAAGAGTTGTTCAATGTTCGGAGGGAGAAAGATCATATCATATATTTTATCAACTTTGTGCCGGGGCTTCACCTAGCCTAAGAG AAAAATTGAACCTAAAGAATGCAGATGAGTTCAAGTATCTGAGGCAGAGCAATTGCTTTACGATCTCTGGGGTTGATGATGCTGAACAATTTCGTATAGTAGTG GACGCTCTGGATATTGTTCATGTAAGTAAGGATGATCAGGATAGTGTATTTGCAATGCTGGCTGCAGTACTATGGCTAGGAGACGTCTCTTTCACTTCAATTGATAGTGAAAATCATGTTGAACCTGTGATTGATGAAG GTCTAACCACTGTTGCCACATTGATTGGGTGCAAAGTGGAGGAACTGAAGCTAGCATTATCAACTCGAAAAATGAGAGTAGGGAGAAGAAATGATACAATTGTCCAAAAACTCACTCTTGCACAG GCCATGGATACAAGGGATGCGTTGGCAAAATCGATTTATTCATGTTTGTTTGACTGGCTAGTGGAGCAGATAAATAAATCACTAGCAGTTGGCAAGAGGCGTACAGGAAGATCCATCAGTATCCTTGATATTTATGGTTTCGAATCGTTTGAG agAAACAGTTTTGAGCAGTTCTGCATTAACTATGCCAATGAAAGATTACAACAACACTTCAATCGCCACTTGTTTAAATTGGAGCAAGAG GAATACATTCAAGATGGCATTGACTGGGCAAAAGTCGATTTTGAAGACAATCAGGATTGCCTTAATCTGTTTGAGAAG AAACCATTAGGGTTACAGTCGTTGCTCGATGAGGAATCAACCTTTCCAAATGGTACAGATTTGAGCTTTGCGAATAAGCTCAAGCAACATCTAAGTGCCAATCCTTGTTTTcaaggagaaagagagaaagctTTTCGCGTTCGCCACTATGCTGGAGAG GTTACATATGACACCACTGGTTTTCTTGAGAAGAACAGGGATTTACTTCATTTGGATTCAATCGAACTTCTCTCGTCTTGCACGTGCCCCCTTCCTCAGGCTTTTGCATCCAGCATGCTCAATCAATCCGAGAAGCCTGTAGTAGGGGCACTGCATAAATCTGGTGGAGCAGATTCTCAAAAATTAAGCGTTACGACAAAATTTAAG AGCCAACTGTTCCAGTTAATGCAACGTCTTGAAAGCACAACTCCACACTTCATACGCTGCATAAAGCCCAACAACTTCCAGTCTCCCGGTAGCTATAATCAAGGACTCATACTACAACAGCTGCGGTGCTGTGGAGTCTTAGAAGTTGTTAGGATATCAAGATCCGGGTTTCCTACCCGGATGTCTCATCAAAAGTTTGCGAGAAG GTACGGTTTTCTTCTATTAGATCACGTAGCGTCTCAGGACCCGCTTAGTGTTTCCGTAGCAATTCTTCATCAGTTCAACATTCTCCCCGAGATGTACCAAGTTGGATACACAAAATTGTTTTTCCGAACTGGACAG ATTGGGGTACTTGAAGATACAAGAAATCGCACTCTCCATGGGATATTGGGCGTCCAAAGTTGCTTTAGAGGCCATAAGGCTCGATGCCTGCTGAGGGATTTTAGGAGAGGGATTGTTACCCTACAGTCAT TTATCCGTGGAGAAAAGGTTAGGAAGGAGTACGCAGGCATACTCCGAAGGCATAGGGCCGCCATATCCATCCAAAAGAATGTCAGAGCTAGGATTTTGAGGAAAAAGTTCAACAGAGTTAGGGAGGCAGCTACCTCGATGCAATCAG TTATTCGTGGCTGGTTGGTCCGAAGATGCTCGGGGGACATAGGATTGCTGCAATTTGGAGGAAGAAAG GGTAATGAGCCAGAAGAAGTGCTGGTAAAATCGTCGTTCCTTGCGGAACTGCAACGCCGTGTTCTCCGAGCTGAGGCCTCTctaagagagaaagaagaggagAACGACATCCTTCACCAACGGCTGCAGCAGTACGAGAATCGTTGGTCCGAATACGAGCTAAAAATGAAGTCTATGGAGGAGGTGTGGCAGAAGCAGATGAGATCACTGCAGTCTAGCCTCTCCATTGCAAAGAAGAGCCTCGCCTTCGACGATTCCCAGAGAAACTCGGACGCCTCTGTAAATGGAGCCGAAGAAAGTAGCTGGGACACCGGCAACAATTTAAGGATCCAAGAAAATGGGGGTAGACCAACGACAGCCGGGTTAAGCGTCATTGGCCGGCTGGCTGAGGAGTTTGAGCAGAGGAGCCAAGTATTCGGAGATGACGCCAAGTTCTTGGTGGAAGTGAAGTCGGGCCAGACTGAGGCGAGCTTGGACCCGGATCACGAGCTTCGGAGGCTGAAGGCAATGTTCGAAGCATGGAAGAAGGACTACGGGTCGAGATTGAGGGAGACGAAGGTGATACTTAACAAGCTCGGGGGCGAAGAGGGTAGTTCGGCTGATAAGGCGAGGAAGAAATGGTGGGGGAGGCGAAACAGCATGCGGATGGGTTGA